One stretch of Oncorhynchus clarkii lewisi isolate Uvic-CL-2024 chromosome 3, UVic_Ocla_1.0, whole genome shotgun sequence DNA includes these proteins:
- the LOC139400267 gene encoding dnaJ homolog subfamily B member 11-like: protein MAVKGMNLGSVCCLVLYFVAAVLAGRDFYKILGVSKSASVRDIKKAYRKLALQLHPDRNPDDPTAADKFADLGSAYEVLSDDEKRKQYDAYGEDGLKEGHHGSHNDIFSSFFGDFGFMFGGNRQGQQDRNIPRGNDIVLDLEVTLEEVYSGNFVEVVRNKPVAKEAPGKRKCNCRQEMRTTQLGPGRFQMTQEVVCDECPNIKLVNEERTLEVEIEQGVRDEMEYPFIGEGEPHIDGEPGDLRFRIKVMKHPVFERRGDDLYTNVTISLVEALVGFEMDITHLDGHTVHIERDKITKPGARLWKKGEGLPNFDNNNIRGSLIVSFDIEFPQTQLDDNQKEGVRGILKQLSVQKVYNGLQGY from the exons ATGGCCGTTAAAGGGATGAATCTGGGCAGTGTTTGCTGTCTTGTCCTGTATTTTGTTGCGGCAGTGCTTGCAGG GCGAGATTTCTACAAGATCTTGGGGGTGAGCAAGTCGGCATCTGTGAGGGACATCAAGAAGGCTTACAGAAAGCTGGCTCTCCAGCTTCACCCTGACAGAAACCCCGATGATCCTACTGCTGCTGACAAATTCGCAGACCTGGGGTCAGCCTATGAG GTGCTTTCAGATGATGAGAAGAGGAAGCAGTATGATGCATACGGAGAGGATGGTCTGAAAGAGGGTCACCATGGTTCTCACAATGATATCTTCTCCAG TTTCTTCGGGGACTTTGGCTTCATGTTTGGAGGTAACAGGCAAGGACAACAGGACAGGAACATTCCCAGAGGAAATGACATAGTACTAGACCTGGAGGTCACACTCGAAGAAGTGTACTCTGGGAACTTTGTAGAG GTTGTGCGCAACAAGCCTGTAGCCAAAGAGGCACCTGGGAAAAGGAAATGCAACTGCAGACAGGAAATGAGGACGACGCAGCTCGGACCTGGACGCTTCCAGATGACCCAGGAAGTAGTGTGTGACGAGTGCCCCAATATAAA GCTGGTGAATGAGGAGAGAACTTTGGAGGTGGAGATTGAACAGGGagtgagagatgagatggagtACCCTTTCATTGGAGAAG gTGAACCTCACATCGACGGCGAGCCAGGGGATCTACGCTTCCGCATCAAAGTTATGAA ACATCCAGTGTTTGAGCGTCGAGGAGATGACCTGTACACTAACGTCACAATCTCTCTGGTAGAGGCTCTGGTTGGCTTTGAGATGGACATCACACACCTCGATGGACATACG GTTCACATTGAGAGGGACAAGATCACCAAGCCTGGTGCCCGGCTGTGGAAGAAGGGAGAAGGCCTGCCAAATTTTGACAACAACAACATCCGTGGATCTCTCATTGTCTCGTTTGACATCGAGTTCCCACAGACACAGCTGGATGACAATCAGAAAGAGG GAGTGAGAGGGATTCTGAAACAATTGTCAGTACAGAAGGTTTACAATGGACTACAGGGATACTGA